The genomic interval GCACAACAAACTGTCTTTTATTGATAATGCTGCTAAGCTTAAATAGTAGCTAAACTACATCCAcgaaaataaaggagaaaaaatagCAACCCACTCTTACTACAATTCAGCAAAGTGGAAACAGAAagctaaaaatagaaaactgtTATAACAAAAAAtctttcaaaaataataaattcgggttggtttgggttatattagatgAACCCATGAACTaactcaatccataaaattttcaattatttgaacccaactcaactcaaatgagttgataacccaacctaAACTGCATGGATTAAGTTggattgatcgatttttttggATCATCGAGTTTTTTGAATACCTCTAATTTCAATATTCTCAAATGAACATTCCGTTTACATCACacaatagaaaaaagaaaatttaaaaaaaaaagagagagagattaaaagaattataattaggCAACATAATATGTGCGctaagaaaattttcaatacTATGGGTTATTGTTGTTGGGtccataaaataaataataataaattaataaaacatttaatgatgtgtcaaatatttaatagaatAAATAAGTAGTTGGtagtattaaatatttttttaatgataatataattatttttcttttgggaaTGACACGTATTCCATGCATGTACATGCATACAACATACAGCTCTGCATCAATATGATTACAACACGACTCATTTAGTCCTTCTAGAACTCCACGTCAGAAACGTTGAccaatataaaatattaaaaaggtCAAAGTTGGTCTGTGCCTTTGTAAATGAAATCTCGTAAAATggttgtcaaaaaaaaaaaaaaaaaaaaaaatcccgtAAAAATAGCTCTATAAATGTAGCACAAGTTATGAACAATAATTGCAACACTTACTAATTTTCTCTTTCGAAGTTGAAAAATCAACAGAGGAAGAGATtcgaaaagaaaaggaaaaaaagatttaaaaaccCACTTAGCCAACTATTAATGAAATCCGAGGGCTAGCGGAGGCCCACGTGGcgattaataataaataaaataagatggcATCGGCCTTCACCGGAGACGAGTTTCTACGGCAAACGAGTAGCCGGAGCTGGAGGTCGTCAGCAAGCATGAGGGAGATTTGGAATGCGCCGACGGAGGTGTTCGAGTGGAGCAGCCGGAGGAAGACGGCGgcggaggaggaggaggagctGAAATGGGCGGCGATTGAGAGGCTTCCGACGTATGAGAGGGTGAGAAAAGGGATGGTGACGCACGTGAGGAGCGGCGGGAAATTTGTTCATGAGGAAGTTGACGTCACAAAGATTGGAAGTGAGGATAAAAGACAGTTGATGAACAACATTTTAAAGGTTGTTGAGGAAGATAATGAAAAATTTCTCACCCGAATTCGGGCTCGAACCGACAGGTTCGATCCTTTGAATCATTTTAGATCATCCTAATATTTTTcgacttttttagttttttattttacaaaataaatttatatatgtttctttgttttgttgtcACTTCCTAGTTCCTACTATGTTTTTCTCTTTACAAAAtgctaattttttaaatttatttttattttggaatttggaagtgaaaactataatataaaaaattggaaTGAAACAAACATAAAGTccataaatagaaaattaaaattgaaacattctCAAATAGAGCCTAAATACTTTCAAAACACGATAATTCTAAGGTGTGTTTGAGGAtcaaatttgttttttaaaaaaatcatgataaataaattctaaaaaaagtttaaattttttttattaatttaaaagttattttcgGATAATCTATCTAATAGAGTTTcttccccaaaaaaaaaaaaaaaaaaaaaaaaaaaaaaaaaaaaaaaaaaaaacttttaaattagtccaagttttgtaatttttttcattgtttattATAATTTCTACAACACTTTTGGtcatatgaaataattaaaaacttaTACTAAACCACTTTTTCaaaagtatttatagaaaaatcgaTTTTGTTAAAGTAAATTTTCTTCACAAATTATTCTAAACAAACTATAGAAGTTCTGTATTTTAACCTCCAGTCATTGGTTGGAGaaaatatgtatgtatgtatgtataaaagattaaataactTAGAATGTTCTTGATTTATTTTTTCCGATTGAGTCGTAGTAATGTTCAATGAACAGTGTGATTTAACATAGTATTCAAATAGATgtcttatatttttataattaatcttCATAGTTactaattggaaaaaaaaaattgaggggCGGGAACAACGTGACTGACAATTTTTTATATCATTGAATCTACAAGAgataacttataaattatattcctatcttaaatcaaataattacgaGAAGAAGATAGATTTTTAACATGCATTAAATGGTTATACAGTTTAGCAATTGAATACTTTTTTAAATAGAGTAAAAAAGATGTAAGACTTGTTTGGATTaactttttaagtgtttaaaatAAGTATTTATAAGTGCAAAGAAAAGTATTTATAAACACTTAGAAAGTCAGTCCAAACAAATTAGTAGTATATCAACCGATAATGTTTGTAGTCACTAATTGGAGAAATTATCTGAGAGTTGGAACAATATGGTTAGTTTTACATCGTTTGATATATGAAAGAATTTAAAACAGTTATTTTTATCCTGTATATATAACTGGTATTAGGGGCAAATAGATTTTAAACATGCACTGAATGGTTATTAGACAACAATCCTATTGTAACAACCACATTTAAGGtccatttggattgactttccaagtttttagaaacactttttttGCACTTATAAACACTTATTTAAACCCttaaaaaatcaatccaaacacgCCCTTAATCATTTTTTCTATAGTTGAGTTCATGAGGCATTGTAGTAAGAATAtgtataaaagattaaataccCATAGCTTAACGACCTAGTAGCGACGTAACCATCTACTCTCATCTCATCTCTTTGAGCTTATTGCTTGGGAATGATCTGTTTGGTTGGTGAGAAAATGCAAAGTTACTAAATCATATTCTTCTTTACAGGGTAAGAGTTGAAATtcctaaaattgaaataagattTGAGAAATTGTCCATTGAGGGGAATGTACATGTTGGAAGCAGAGCACTTCCAACACTTTTCAACTCCACCATGAATGCAATGGAGGTGCTTATAAACTATTGTTTCTTTCATTTGTTGATCTATATTTGAATTTGGGAGCTTTTCTATGATTTTTCTACTgagaaaaatggtaaataaaCAGGCTGTTCTTGGAGCAATGGGGCTCTCTCCATCAAAGAAAAGAATTGTTAAGATACTTCAAGATGTAAGTGGCATAATAAGGCCCTCAAGGTACATTTTAACTTCCCATTTTGGTTATTAACTTTCATGTTTCTTAATGTTTATACTTCGTTGAGTCTAAGATTTGCTTAGTGTGACATAGATTTGTGTTCTGAGTCACATGTATTGTTGAGTCTAAGATTTCGAATGCACAAAAATTTCATggaaaaatgaccaaaacaAGTGTTATGGAAGTTCAAGGATAAAAAGTATAGGTTAAACGGCAAATTTGGCCCCTCTGATTTGAAGTTAGAATTTACTTCACatggtttataattaaaaattagtcCGGGACTATTTATGAGGATTATATCAAATCATAGAGACTATTTATTGAGATTTTACCAAATCAAAGGGACTTAATTCTAACTTTTAAACAACCATAGGGACTAAACCCTAACTTTCTTCAAATCATAGggatcaaatttgtaatttaaccaaaaGTATAACGTTGAAAATgtaatgaaaaaagaaataaggatGAAGCTTTGAGAATATTCTCACAAGCCTCGTATGAGGTGGAACCTCCACGTACGATTTTGAAGTTGAGTCTTTCCAGCAATGGGGCGTAGGGACGGGTATGTTGATTGGTTTAGATAGGGCGGTTGGGCTACTACGGGCACCTAGAGGGATTAGTGGCCAACCTTATGTAAATGTTACTTCTCTTATGATTTTGGCTATTTTCTTTTGCTTAGAAAAGTGATTAGTTATGTGTACACCATCATGTTATCACAACTTATTCTGTTTTCTATGTTTTCCAGGATGACATTGCTACTTGGTCCTCCTAGTTCAGGAAAAACAACACTTCTAAAAGCACTTGCTGGAAAATCAGATGATGATCTAAAGGTCAGGCACAACTTCTCTCTGCCATCTCTTAATGGATAGAATTGTTTCTTCATTTTAACtgagaaattaatatattgtCAAACAGTTAAGCGGGAAAGTTACATATTGTGGTCATGAACTCGACGAATTCATACCTCAAAGAACCAGTGCTTATATTAGCCAGCATGACCTTCATTACGGCGAAATGACTGTTCGTGAGACATTGGATTTCTCTGGACGTTGCCTCGGAGTCGGAACCAGGTATGACTTGTTAGTTGAATTATCTAGAAGGGAGAAAGAAACAGGAATTAAACCGGATCCCGAGATCGATGCATACATGAAAGCCACAGCTATGGCTGGCCAGGAAACTAGTCTGATCACTGATTATGTTCTAAAGGTCTGTCTATTATGTCCTCTCTTCGGGAAGATCATATCTGTACAGATATAAAACATATTGAAACTGTTCCAACTTCTTTCAGATACTTGGTCTGGATATTTGTGCTGATATAATGGTTGGAGATAATATGAGAAGAGGCATCTCAGGCGGACAAAAAAAGCGAGTAACCACCGGTATGTTCGGTTATAGATTATGATGATTATGTTTTGAATTTCTCACTTGATTTTGATTAGTTTTGAAGAGAATCTTTGGTGTGTGTTAAATTCCAGGGGAAATGTTGGTTGGACCTGCAAAGGCATTTTTCATGGATGAAATATCAACAGGATTAGACAGTTCTACCACTTTTCAGATTGTCAAGTTCATGAGGCAGATGGTTCACATTATGGACATCAGCATGGTCATATCGCTACTCCAACCCACACCTGAAACATTTAATCTTTTCGATGATATAATCCTTCTTTCAGAGGGTCAGATTGTGTACCAAGGTCCACGCGAGCATATTCTCGAGTTCTTTGAATATGTAGGATTTAGATGCCCAGAAAGGAAAGGAGTTGCTGATTTCTTACAAGAAGTGACATCAAAAAAGGACCAAGAACAATATTGGAGCAGGAAGAACCAACCATACCGTTACGTATCGGTGTCGGATTTCGTCCAAGCGTTTGCTTCTTTTCATGTAGCCCAACAATTCATAGAAGATCTTAGAGTTCCTTTTGACAAATCCAGAACTCATCCTGCAGCATTAGTAACAGAAAAGTATGGTCTTTCCAATTGGGCACTTCTCAAGGCTTGCTTCTCAAGGGAATGGTTATTGATGAAGAGAAACTCtttcatttacatttttaaGACTTTTCAGATCACAATCATGGCTACAATTACATTCACAGTGTTCTTAAGAACAGAGATGAAACCAGGTTCGATCCGAGAGAGTGGGAAGTTTTGGGGGGCCTTGTTTTTCAGTCTTTTAAATGTCATGTTCAATGGGACAATGGAGATGGTAATGACAGTTTTTAGGCTTCCTGTTTTCTATAAACAGAGGGATTTCTTCTTCTATCCAGCTTGGGCTTTTGGCTTGCCCATTTGGCTACTCAAGATTCCAATCTCATTACTGGAATCGACAATCTGGATTGGTCTTACATACTACACAATTGGTTACGCGCCTGCTGCCAGTAGGTAAGAACAACAATAAAGTACAATTAATCAGATGGCAACAAAATCAAAATGAGTTATGAATGGTGCTTAAATTCTACCATCACTTTCAACATTTCAGGTTCTTCAAACAGCTGCTGGCATTCTTTGGAATCCATCAAATGGCTTTGGCTCTGTTTCGCTTCATTGCAGCCCTCGGAAGAGCAGAGGTCGTGGTAAACACGCTCGGTACCTTCACTTTGCAGATCGTATTTGTGCTCGGTGGCTTCATTGTCTCCAAAAGTGAGAAATCACTCTGATATCCATCCTCCTTTCACAATCTTATATTAGATAAAATATATCCATATACATCTAATAGTAATAGGTAACTGTTACCTTTCAATATGCAGATGATATCAAACCATGGATGAAATGGGCCTACTACGTTTCTCCTATGATGTACGGACAAAATGCCATCGCGATCAATGAGTTCCTTGACAAGAGATGGAGTGCTGTAAGTTTTGTTAACCATCCATTGAACATtagaaaaattgaaactttaaacttaaaaacTCAAAGAATTTCATTCCTTATACTTACCATCTTTCTTTGGCTCAGCCAATTCTCAACTCCACAGTAGGAAAGATCCTCCTAAAGGAAAGAGGCCTGTTTACTGATGAATATTGGTTCTGGATTTGTATTGGAGCACTTTTtggtttttctcttcttttcaatcttcttttcatcGCCGCACTCTCTTTTTTGAATCGTAAGTTGATACTACAAACTTATCTTCTTTTGCTTTTGAATTGAATAtgtttcttgaccttttggtctcTACTTGGTTCCAGCTTTTGGTGATAAGAAAGCTGTGATATCAGAGGAAAACTCAAAAAGTTGCTCTAAGAGACTATTGACGTCAAGTTCAAAAGGAAATAAAAGCTCAGGTGTTAGTGTGGCAAATAATCGTACTAAACGAGGAATGGTTTTGCCGTTTCAACCTCTTTCTTTAGCTTTCAACAATGTGAACTATTATGTTGACATGCCTGCAGTGAGTACCTTTAATTTAGAATGTactgttatatcatatatgctatCACTACATATCTTATAGTTACAACATATGTTTGAGACAAGGGAAAAAAGCAACTCTGTGATGAGTTTTTGTGTACCTTTGTCAGGAAATGAAGAGCCAAGGGGCCGACGAAAGACGATTACAACTGTTAAGGGACGTCAGCAGTGCTTTTAGACCTGGTGTTCTTACAGCATTGGTTGGTGTAAGTGGTGCAGGAAAGACCACCTTGATGGATGTATTAGCAGGAAGAAAAACCGGTGGCTACACTGAAGGAAGTATAAAAATTTCTGGGTACCCAAAGAACCAGTCTACGTTCACTCGAGTTAGTGGCTACTGTGAACAGAATGACATCCATTCACCATACATCACAGTGTATGAGTCCTTGTTATACTCCGCTTGGCTGCGTCTTGGGTCAGATGtaaaaaaagaaacacaaaagGCATGATTCGAACACACTCCGCTGGGTTCCAAAATGCTTTTAGAGAATGAAACAGATGATGATGTAACtgaaaattttattgatgatctATGCAGATGTTTGTCGAGGAAGTGATGGAGTTGATTGAGCTTAATCCGTTGAGAAATGCTCTAGTTGGACTTCCTGAAGTCAACGGTCTTTCAACTGAACAAAGAAAGAGGCTCACGATCGCTGTCGAGTTGGTTGCTAATCCCTCTATTATCTTTATGGATGAACCAACATCAGGTCTAGATGCAAGAGCTGCTGCTATTGTAATGCGCACGGTAAGGAACACGGTTGACACGGGACGAACGGTTGTCTGCACAATTCACCAACCAAGTATTGATATCTTTGAAGCATTTGATGAGGTATTTGAGTTTACTGATATAGTTTCAACCTTCAAGTGGGGTTTTCATAAACTGATTTTTCCTTTGCTGTTACTTGCAGCTCTTGCTAATGAAAAGGGGAGGACAGGTGATTTATGCAGGACCACTCGGTCACCATTCTTCCCTTCTAATCGAATACTTTCAGGTATGATCGATCATCTAATCATATTCACATACATCCACATTTAGCACGATCGGTTTGTAACAGATTCATCTATTAGTACTCCCCACATATCTGAATACTTTTGCAGGCCATTCAAGGGGTTCCAAAAATTAAAGAGGGCTACAATCCTGCTACTTGGATGCTCGAGGTGAGCTCTGCCACTATAGAGACTCAACTTGATATTGATTTTGCAGAAATTTATTCAAACTCCGACCTTTACCAGTAAGTGAAATTATGCTGGAAATCATTTTTCCTTGAAGTTTCTTCTGCTCCAGTAAGTGCATGATTTGATTTTCTTTCTTGGGTGAATCTTTTCCTTCATTCCTCAGGAGAAATCAGATCCTCATAAAAGAGCTAAGCAGTCCACCAGAAGGGTCTAAGGATCTTTATTTCCCTACTAAATTCTCCCAAGGCTTCACAACTCAGTGCAAGGCTTGCTTCTGGAAACAACATTGGTCGTATTGGAGAAACACGCGGTACAATGCAATCCGGTTCTTCATGACCGTCATAATCGGTATTCTGTTTGGTATAATCTTCTGGGGTAAAGGAAACATACTGTAAGTCTTGTTCTTTTATCTTCGACCACATTCCTAATATAATTTTCCAGTGAATATGATACCTCCCATTTTTAATTCTGATTGAATAAAACAGACGGTTTTATGAACTTTTATTACCAACTTAATCTTCATTATGTTGACAGAGAGAAACAGCAAGACCTATTGAATGTTTTAGGAGCTATATACTCTGCAGTTCTCTTCCTTGGAGCTACCAACGCCACAGCTGCACAAACCGTTGTTTCAGTCGAAAGGATGGTGTTCTATCGGGAAAGAGCTGCAGGGATGTATTCCGAGTTACCATATGCATTCGCTCAGGTAAGGAGACAAAAGTCAATATCAAATTAACAAGTTCTATCTCTGAATATAACATTTTCCATTATCAATgtagaaaaatatttgatatcTGCAGGTGGCCATTGAGACAATATATGTTGCCATTCAAACTATAATTTACGTGCTGCTTCTATACTCCATGATCGGGTTCGAGTGGAAGGCAGACAAGTTCTTCTATTTCTACTACTTCGTATTCACCTGCTTCACTTACTTTTCAATGTATGGGATGATGGTTGTTGCACTTACTCCTGGCCCTCAAATTGCTGCAATTATTATGTCATTTTTCCTCAACTTCTGGAACTTGTTCTCTGGTTTCCTCATCCCCAGGCCGGTACGTGATTTCGAACCTTATAATAAGTTACgccatattttaaaaatctagaAGACGACATGGCAAGGACACGTTtataaaatatacatttaaaaaatatatatcatttttataccaaatgaaaattcatattaaatggaTTGATGCATTTGTATACTTAAAAATTTTAGCTTAATATATTTCACACTcaagttattattattgtcaTATATGTGTCTTCTAATCTACTCAATAAGTATTAGATGCATGTCTAACACATTTGTTGCACTAATAAGTGTACCATATATGTCTAACAAGTTTCGGACTATCCAACACGTGTCGACGGACACGCTCGCCAAACTACAATGTCATTCTTCTTAGTTTAGAACCTTTACTTGAAAAAGAAGGCAAAAAAGTTTGATCCTCAAAGTTGAAAAGACATTTTTATTGAAAGTGTAACCCTTGAATTGCTGCAGCTAATTCCTGTGTGGTGGAGATGGTATTACTGGGCTTCACCAGTTGCTTGGACAATCTATGGCGTTTTCACATCACAAATAGGAGACAAAACCAACTTCCTAGAGATTCCTGGTTCAGAACCAACGCCAGTAAATGAATACCTCAAGAAAAATTTGGGTTATGACCATGACTTCCTAATATGGCTTGTCATCGGCCACCTCGGTTGggttcttcttttcctcttcgtCTTCGCATACGGCATCAGATTCCTCAACTTCCAACGAAGATGAGAAACTCGACCACAAAACCATTCTTTAAGTTATGTGATCAAATTCACACAATggttcaatttgttgtctataTAAATCATTCATCGATTTGAAATGTGTAATCCTTTTTTAGCGGAAACTATCTTATGATCTTTAAGGAAGTTTTTTGCAGTTTTATATAAGAGCATAAGAGATTCAAATAGACACTCCTCAACAGTTTCTGGCAATCTCTCTTCTAACTCTTAGTAGTTCAGAAAACAGAGAAATGAGTTCATTAAACAACTATCAGAATAAAGTGTCCAATGAATATATCATAGTATAGTGGAGTTAACCAATGCAACTATAAACATGGGCTAATTTTGTGCTAATACAATTAGCATATGAAATCAGTACAAGGGTGACAAAGCCAATGGAAATTCCTCCCCTAACTTAAGCCAAGAGAACTCTTGCTGCTACCAAGCGCTTGACAACACATCAAAATTGCATTGCCACCAAAAATTCGCCCAGCcacaaaaaagaaggaaaaagaactAGTTTAGTGGACCCAAAATTACAAAACAAAGATGACGGTCGTGGGTTCGAGTACCTTAACCGAACCCAACACATAAGACTATCTATACAAACCTCTTAACTCTTAGTAAACACTAACAGTGAAGGGATGCATTTACAATGGCTTGGATTTCTTTCTTGCTTTTCACCACAGATCTCTTCTTGGTCTCAAAGTCGAGTTTATCCAAGTCCTCTGTGAGGCCTAAGTAGCCATACAGTACGTTGTCCAATGTGTTAGCTCCTGTTGCTTTATGCAGATCCTTGTGGCTGTCAATGAGATGACTCGAATAGATTTTCTGGAACTCGTCCCTACCATGACTCTTATCTGCAAAGCTTTTGTGTAGTCTTTCAGCTTCTTGCAACCCAGAAAACATTGCATCAAAAGTAACTATCATAATACTCTGGTTTCCAGGTTTACCACGTACCACTTTGATCTTCCCTCCACAACCCATTCCTGTTAATTTGTTTTGGGACAAACCAAAACTATGGTGAAACCAAAAGACAACCAATAACGGTTTTATCGAATGAGTCAACAAAGTTCAACATGCATAATTCATAAGAGTTAGTGAAGACTGGCCTAACTTATGAAAATTATAACTTATGTGAGTCAATTTTAGTGACGTAGATACATATAGCATACCTAGAATTAACCCACTTATCAATTCTGTTAATTTTAACAGCAATGTTTAACAGAAAGGTACCATATTTAGACTTTGCGGCTCACAAGAGTATTTAGAACtatttgcaaaataaaataatatagttTGCAAACTAGACAAGACAAAGAGGTGGATTTGTAattatctgaaagaagaaactacgtacaaaataaaataacatataaacaACCAAgggtattttaaaaatatattgagaACGTCTTTATATCACATTTTGGTCAACTTGAAAAGATGACTTGAATAATGTGCCATCAACATGCAACTTGAATATTAAAAATGGAAAGACCACCAATTTATAATAACAGCAAAGACAGGGTTTACCTCTAATAACAACCTCAAGCTCCTCACAACTTATAGCTACCCGTTCAGACGGGCTATCAATTGCAATAGAACTGTTATGAATGATAAGAACAGGGGGCCATATAATGAGATCCTCCTTCAAAGCAAGTACTTCTTCAAGAGGCAATATCCTTCGAACCCATCTGCCATCTGGCGCTGCTTCACTGCTCCATCCCATGAGCCAACAAAGTGCTTTTTGAAGACCTAAGTGTTCTGCCCTAGATCCTTCCAGCGTCTGAGATGCATGTTGTGATAAGCTAAGTGCATCTGCAAACTCCTTGGACTTGCTGATAATAAATGGGAGTAAATTAAGCATATCGATATATATACAGAAACTGAAACATGTGCAGCAAGATAAAGAGTTTTTTCCAGGCTAAAGTGGATTTCCATGAAAAACGTCTTGCATACTAAAATATATGAAACTCAAATTATTCACTCATTACAAAATTAAGAGACAGTATACTAGAGCATCTATCTATCGAGCTTCGTAAATAGCTTCTGAAGAAGATATAAAAAGAACAGTACAAGGCGAGAAATTATGTAGTCACGGGAGTGTAGAGGGAAACTCAGACTAAAGTGCTTATAGCAAGAAACTTTTTAGCTTGCATTACACTCTTTTTCTCTTTGACTTCCTAATTTTGTTCTCTATCTCTTCCATCCATGTTCAAAATTTCTACGATTTctcaattgaaaataaaaacaaaggtcAAAGAAAACTCTTTCACTGATCATTTGAAAGGAATGAGAGACTGATTCCAAAAGTGCTAAACCAGCTCCACAGAGTTCCATCAATTTCATTTCAAGACGAGGCTtccattaaaagaaataataataaaaaaataaaatatatgaaaagaGAGGAATATGAAAATAGTAGTTGAATACAAAAGTCTTCCTCAATTCAAACTTATATCAGAGAAGTTTATAATCATAGAAAATCGTTCTACAAACATCAATTAAAAGGGAGAGTTTGAAGTAAGGAGcagagttgtgaacttctaagACCCACGGTGTAAGAAATTGATAAAGCATACAATT from Benincasa hispida cultivar B227 chromosome 10, ASM972705v1, whole genome shotgun sequence carries:
- the LOC120087656 gene encoding pleiotropic drug resistance protein 2-like isoform X2, with amino-acid sequence MNAMEAVLGAMGLSPSKKRIVKILQDVSGIIRPSRMTLLLGPPSSGKTTLLKALAGKSDDDLKLSGKVTYCGHELDEFIPQRTSAYISQHDLHYGEMTVRETLDFSGRCLGVGTRYDLLVELSRREKETGIKPDPEIDAYMKATAMAGQETSLITDYVLKILGLDICADIMVGDNMRRGISGGQKKRVTTGEMLVGPAKAFFMDEISTGLDSSTTFQIVKFMRQMVHIMDISMVISLLQPTPETFNLFDDIILLSEGQIVYQGPREHILEFFEYVGFRCPERKGVADFLQEVTSKKDQEQYWSRKNQPYRYVSVSDFVQAFASFHVAQQFIEDLRVPFDKSRTHPAALVTEKYGLSNWALLKACFSREWLLMKRNSFIYIFKTFQITIMATITFTVFLRTEMKPGSIRESGKFWGALFFSLLNVMFNGTMEMVMTVFRLPVFYKQRDFFFYPAWAFGLPIWLLKIPISLLESTIWIGLTYYTIGYAPAASRFFKQLLAFFGIHQMALALFRFIAALGRAEVVVNTLGTFTLQIVFVLGGFIVSKNDIKPWMKWAYYVSPMMYGQNAIAINEFLDKRWSAPILNSTVGKILLKERGLFTDEYWFWICIGALFGFSLLFNLLFIAALSFLNPFGDKKAVISEENSKSCSKRLLTSSSKGNKSSGVSVANNRTKRGMVLPFQPLSLAFNNVNYYVDMPAEMKSQGADERRLQLLRDVSSAFRPGVLTALVGVSGAGKTTLMDVLAGRKTGGYTEGSIKISGYPKNQSTFTRVSGYCEQNDIHSPYITVYESLLYSAWLRLGSDVKKETQKMFVEEVMELIELNPLRNALVGLPEVNGLSTEQRKRLTIAVELVANPSIIFMDEPTSGLDARAAAIVMRTVRNTVDTGRTVVCTIHQPSIDIFEAFDELLLMKRGGQVIYAGPLGHHSSLLIEYFQAIQGVPKIKEGYNPATWMLEVSSATIETQLDIDFAEIYSNSDLYQRNQILIKELSSPPEGSKDLYFPTKFSQGFTTQCKACFWKQHWSYWRNTRYNAIRFFMTVIIGILFGIIFWGKGNILEKQQDLLNVLGAIYSAVLFLGATNATAAQTVVSVERMVFYRERAAGMYSELPYAFAQVAIETIYVAIQTIIYVLLLYSMIGFEWKADKFFYFYYFVFTCFTYFSMYGMMVVALTPGPQIAAIIMSFFLNFWNLFSGFLIPRPLIPVWWRWYYWASPVAWTIYGVFTSQIGDKTNFLEIPGSEPTPVNEYLKKNLGYDHDFLIWLVIGHLGWVLLFLFVFAYGIRFLNFQRR
- the LOC120087656 gene encoding pleiotropic drug resistance protein 2-like isoform X3, translating into MQWRLFLEQWGSLHQRKELLRYFKMMTLLLGPPSSGKTTLLKALAGKSDDDLKLSGKVTYCGHELDEFIPQRTSAYISQHDLHYGEMTVRETLDFSGRCLGVGTRYDLLVELSRREKETGIKPDPEIDAYMKATAMAGQETSLITDYVLKILGLDICADIMVGDNMRRGISGGQKKRVTTGEMLVGPAKAFFMDEISTGLDSSTTFQIVKFMRQMVHIMDISMVISLLQPTPETFNLFDDIILLSEGQIVYQGPREHILEFFEYVGFRCPERKGVADFLQEVTSKKDQEQYWSRKNQPYRYVSVSDFVQAFASFHVAQQFIEDLRVPFDKSRTHPAALVTEKYGLSNWALLKACFSREWLLMKRNSFIYIFKTFQITIMATITFTVFLRTEMKPGSIRESGKFWGALFFSLLNVMFNGTMEMVMTVFRLPVFYKQRDFFFYPAWAFGLPIWLLKIPISLLESTIWIGLTYYTIGYAPAASRFFKQLLAFFGIHQMALALFRFIAALGRAEVVVNTLGTFTLQIVFVLGGFIVSKNDIKPWMKWAYYVSPMMYGQNAIAINEFLDKRWSAPILNSTVGKILLKERGLFTDEYWFWICIGALFGFSLLFNLLFIAALSFLNPFGDKKAVISEENSKSCSKRLLTSSSKGNKSSGVSVANNRTKRGMVLPFQPLSLAFNNVNYYVDMPAEMKSQGADERRLQLLRDVSSAFRPGVLTALVGVSGAGKTTLMDVLAGRKTGGYTEGSIKISGYPKNQSTFTRVSGYCEQNDIHSPYITVYESLLYSAWLRLGSDVKKETQKMFVEEVMELIELNPLRNALVGLPEVNGLSTEQRKRLTIAVELVANPSIIFMDEPTSGLDARAAAIVMRTVRNTVDTGRTVVCTIHQPSIDIFEAFDELLLMKRGGQVIYAGPLGHHSSLLIEYFQAIQGVPKIKEGYNPATWMLEVSSATIETQLDIDFAEIYSNSDLYQRNQILIKELSSPPEGSKDLYFPTKFSQGFTTQCKACFWKQHWSYWRNTRYNAIRFFMTVIIGILFGIIFWGKGNILEKQQDLLNVLGAIYSAVLFLGATNATAAQTVVSVERMVFYRERAAGMYSELPYAFAQVAIETIYVAIQTIIYVLLLYSMIGFEWKADKFFYFYYFVFTCFTYFSMYGMMVVALTPGPQIAAIIMSFFLNFWNLFSGFLIPRPLIPVWWRWYYWASPVAWTIYGVFTSQIGDKTNFLEIPGSEPTPVNEYLKKNLGYDHDFLIWLVIGHLGWVLLFLFVFAYGIRFLNFQRR